One Gemmatimonadota bacterium genomic region harbors:
- a CDS encoding mandelate racemase/muconate lactonizing enzyme family protein has translation MKITEVEPILLTVDMPEEHPLRWSGGETDSVNCALVRVHTDEGVTGLGDCYGPGFVAGEATAELFRLFGQFLQGKDPRDVAGCYEMMYRRILYWGRSGLAVAAASAVENALWDIAGKAASVPVYRLLGGLCHEKLPIYASGGLEQPLEDLKAEMRAHLEAGFRAVKMRIGVNREHDLERVAACREVLGPEVKLMADAVMGHNPDPWTAADAVRVAKALEPYDLFWLEEPCFAADYEGYAHVRRNTCIPISGGESSCMRYEFKHFFERQALDVAQPDACQAGGILECMKVAAMADAYGVKVAPHAWGTSITVAANLAWAFVTPNTVLAEYPTWHFPLTDALFVEKPRIEDGMVYPPTMPGLGVELPKELEEKYRYRPEASRLDMRRERE, from the coding sequence ATGAAGATCACTGAGGTGGAACCCATCCTGCTCACGGTTGATATGCCGGAAGAGCATCCTTTGCGATGGTCGGGAGGAGAAACAGACAGCGTAAACTGCGCGCTGGTGCGGGTGCATACCGACGAAGGCGTCACCGGTCTGGGAGATTGCTACGGGCCGGGGTTTGTCGCGGGTGAAGCCACGGCTGAGTTGTTCCGCCTGTTCGGGCAGTTTCTCCAGGGCAAAGACCCACGAGACGTGGCCGGGTGTTACGAGATGATGTACCGCCGCATCCTGTACTGGGGTCGGTCCGGGCTGGCAGTAGCAGCGGCCAGTGCGGTCGAGAACGCCCTGTGGGATATTGCGGGGAAAGCGGCCAGTGTGCCGGTATATCGCCTGCTGGGAGGGTTGTGCCACGAGAAGCTGCCAATTTATGCCAGCGGCGGTCTGGAACAGCCTCTGGAGGATCTGAAAGCAGAGATGAGAGCGCATCTTGAAGCGGGGTTTCGAGCCGTGAAGATGCGGATTGGCGTGAATCGGGAACACGATCTGGAACGGGTGGCCGCGTGCAGGGAAGTGCTGGGACCTGAGGTGAAGTTGATGGCGGACGCGGTGATGGGACACAACCCGGATCCGTGGACGGCAGCCGACGCAGTCCGGGTAGCGAAGGCTTTAGAGCCTTACGATTTGTTCTGGCTGGAGGAGCCTTGTTTTGCTGCGGACTACGAGGGCTATGCCCACGTCCGCCGAAATACCTGTATTCCCATTTCGGGCGGTGAGAGTTCGTGCATGCGGTATGAGTTCAAACATTTTTTTGAGCGGCAGGCATTGGATGTGGCCCAGCCGGATGCGTGCCAGGCAGGGGGCATCTTAGAGTGTATGAAGGTGGCTGCGATGGCTGACGCCTATGGTGTAAAAGTGGCGCCCCACGCCTGGGGGACTTCGATCACGGTCGCAGCCAACCTGGCCTGGGCATTTGTCACGCCCAATACCGTGCTTGCCGAGTATCCGACCTGGCATTTCCCGCTCACAGACGCGCTATTTGTGGAAAAACCGCGGATTGAAGATGGGATGGTTTATCCTCCAACAATGCCTGGACTGGGAGTAGAACTTCCGAAAGAGCTGGAGGAAAAGTACCGTTACCGACCGGAAGCTTCCAGGCTGGATATGCGGAGAGAAAGAGAATGA
- a CDS encoding GNAT family N-acetyltransferase, which translates to MKFGTDEGRLIEQWSVDGGEYVMRTAQWSDLASYGAMHRELYKEQVMASPRNADTRVAGEALGGRLTDMACGTGVLLVVETDGRIVGEGTLQRSNGDGSITLGLLILKDFRNKGIGRRLMGALEDEARRLGKQRIDLTVWSANERGYYLYTSMGYREIGRFPDWIRSDLAPRGTSDLVWMLKDL; encoded by the coding sequence ATGAAATTCGGTACTGATGAAGGACGTCTGATCGAGCAATGGAGCGTTGACGGCGGGGAATACGTGATGCGCACGGCGCAATGGAGCGATCTGGCATCCTATGGAGCGATGCACCGCGAGTTGTATAAGGAGCAGGTGATGGCGAGTCCGAGGAACGCCGATACTCGGGTCGCAGGAGAAGCACTCGGCGGGAGACTTACGGACATGGCCTGTGGCACAGGTGTGCTGCTGGTCGTGGAGACAGATGGGCGGATCGTGGGAGAGGGGACGCTTCAGCGCTCCAACGGGGACGGTTCGATTACCCTGGGGCTACTGATTCTCAAGGATTTTCGAAATAAGGGGATCGGCAGGCGGCTGATGGGTGCGTTAGAGGACGAGGCGCGCCGACTCGGCAAACAGCGGATTGATCTGACGGTCTGGAGTGCCAACGAGCGCGGTTACTACCTCTATACCAGCATGGGCTATCGGGAAATCGGGCGGTTTCCGGATTGGATCCGCTCGGATCTTGCGCCAAGAGGGACATCCGACCTCGTGTGGATGTTGAAGGATCTGTAG
- a CDS encoding amidohydrolase family protein, producing MSKKGYRVDCHTHLWRYPGELTDELARETFIMRNQEVDLDITPDMHTAAVAEVDCAIVFGLRAPLTGFFTVNDTVADYVRAHPEKLIGFAAICPTEDNALEEVERAVKELGLRGLKMSPIYGGWDPLDAVALAIFARAEEYGLPIMFHQGTTFPRKAPLKYANPVLLEDIALRFPDLKMIIAHMGHPWEAETIVLIRKQPNVFSDISGLFYRPWQFYNSLRLAVEYGVVDKLLFGTDYPVATFEETVEGLHHVVRLSQEMRLPPLPEDLPDQILYRDTLGLLGLSDTVT from the coding sequence ATGTCTAAGAAAGGCTATCGGGTGGACTGCCACACACACCTCTGGCGCTATCCGGGTGAATTGACCGACGAATTGGCGCGCGAGACTTTTATTATGCGCAATCAAGAGGTGGATCTGGATATTACACCCGATATGCACACGGCAGCCGTGGCGGAGGTGGACTGCGCTATCGTGTTCGGGTTGCGGGCACCGCTGACGGGCTTTTTTACTGTCAACGATACGGTTGCAGATTATGTGCGCGCTCATCCGGAAAAGCTGATCGGTTTTGCTGCGATCTGCCCGACTGAAGACAACGCGCTTGAGGAGGTTGAGCGCGCGGTCAAAGAGCTGGGGTTGCGGGGCCTGAAGATGAGTCCGATCTACGGTGGATGGGACCCATTGGATGCGGTTGCGCTGGCTATTTTTGCCAGGGCAGAGGAGTACGGGTTGCCCATTATGTTCCACCAGGGAACGACTTTTCCGCGCAAGGCACCGCTGAAGTATGCGAATCCCGTTCTGCTGGAGGATATCGCGCTCCGGTTTCCAGATCTGAAGATGATAATCGCCCATATGGGGCATCCCTGGGAGGCTGAGACCATTGTCCTGATTCGAAAGCAGCCAAACGTGTTTTCGGATATTTCGGGTCTGTTCTACCGGCCCTGGCAGTTTTACAACTCGCTGCGGCTGGCGGTTGAATACGGGGTTGTGGATAAACTGCTCTTTGGAACCGATTATCCTGTGGCTACTTTTGAGGAAACAGTGGAAGGGTTGCACCATGTGGTCCGGCTTTCCCAGGAGATGCGACTGCCTCCGCTACCAGAAGACCTGCCGGATCAGATTCTGTACCGCGATACTCTTGGTCTGCTGGGGCTTTCTGATACTGTGACCTGA